A segment of the Zingiber officinale cultivar Zhangliang chromosome 8B, Zo_v1.1, whole genome shotgun sequence genome:
ATGAGTAGTCAACAAAACGCATATAACGTTAGCTGGATCCACTACACACTTGGAATTCCGCGTTCCCACAAATTAATTATGCTCGACAAACTCCTCCATCAgagtaaacatttaatttcttttgtTACAATAATAATTGGTTTTATAAATATAATCACCAATTAATTGTTTGAGTTAGTTAGTCCTTAAGAATCGGAGGACCTCACCAAAGAGTGAGACCTCCACTACCCAAAATTGAAGTTGACCCCTAACTAACGCCATTTCCCCATGCATTAGTTTAAGTCAATTTCCCTTGATCCAACATTTTTCACTCCCTTCAACATCTTCAATCCCTAAAACCTCAATGCACCTCcattcatggtggattataaactAGGGATATATGGGTTTAGTTTTCCATTTTAAAAGAAAAAGTCTTGAGAGTTTTGCATTTGTCAAAGGTAACCTTGATAATTTCTTTCCCTCGTTCTTCCATCTTTGGCATCTTACTTGACTTCATGTGCTATTAGTTTCTCCGATGCGAGAGGGGTATTGATAATAAGTGTacaaaaagataaattttaactAGGAGAGGTCGAGTGATACTTAGTGACTTGCAAAGTGATTCAACTAACACTGAGCTAAGTGAAAGAAGAGTTAAACAACATCCTTCTTgaccaacaacaataacaactcaACTTTTATTCCAATAAATGAGATTATTATATGAATCCTTCTATTTcacatatatttaaataaatttgattttattaaatcttCTCTAGTCTTTCCTAATTGGGAGCATTTATTAGTTGCTAACTAATTATCTGCACTATTTCTGGGAAAATCGTATAACAAATTATCCTTCTAAGAGTGAAAGAGAAGAAGATATGGATCACAATCAAAATATATAGAACCGTGAGTGGCTTTTTTTACATTTTCATGCAATTGCAACCTTAATTCACAATTACAACAATAATAAGAGAAGTTATTGAGGGGAAGAGAAATTGGAGAAGGAAGAAACAGAGGAACCATGACatcatccttcttcttcctccgtcGTGGTTATTTTCTCTCTTGTCTCTTTATTCCAATTCCTTTTCTCCTCGCTCTTTATTGACCAGGGCTAATTGATCATCTTAATTACCGTAATGTATGATTGGAGACGGTAGATACACTTAAATTGAAGTAATTAATCGGCCATTATTAACtacgccgtcgccgtcgccggaGTTTCTTCGCCTTCCTCCTCCGCCCTCTTTTTGGAGTCAGTATGCTTACCGGTCTGAACTTTGTAGTATTCTACGTACCACTTGACGAACTGCTTGAGGCCGGTGGCGAGGTCGGTGGTCGGGTGGTAGCCAAAATCCTGCTCCGCCAAGCTGACGTTGGCGTGGGTGTAGGGGACGTCGCCGTTCTGCGGCAGCGTCACCACGTTCTTCTTCGCTTTCTTCCCCAGCAGATCCTCCAATATTCCCACCATCTTCGACACTGGCACCGGCGCGGTGTTGCCGAGATTATACACCCTGAGCTGCGCCGGGCCCCGCTTCTTTCCGCCGCCGCCAGTGCTGGGAGAAGCGGTGTCGAGCGCGCCGAGGCATCCCCGGACGACGTCGTCGATGTAGGTGAAGTCGCGCTGCACGGCGGCGCCGTCGTGGCGGCGGAAAAGATTGATGGGTTTCCCGGCGAGGATCCGCTGGGTGAAGGAGAAGTAGGCCATGTCGGGGCGGCCCCACGGGCCGTACACTGTGAAGAAGCGGAGGCCGGTGATGGAGAGGCCGTAGATGTGGTTGTAGGTGTGGGCGATGGCCTCGCCGGCCTTCTTGGTGGCGGCGTAGAGGGACGCCGGGCGGTCGGTGCGGTGGCTCTCGGAGAAGGGGGTGGCGGTGTTGAGGCCGTagacagaggaggaggaagccCACACGATGGCCGGCTGCGGGTCGGCGTGTTTGGCCGCTACCTCGAACAGGGCCACGAGGCCGGCGACGTTGGAAGCCACGTACGACTGCGGGTTGCGCATGGCGTAGCGGACGCCGGCCTGCGCCGCCAGGTGGAGGACGTGGGAGAAGGGCACGACGTCGAAGAGCTTGGTGAGAAGCGCGGCGTCGTTGATGTCGGCCTCGAGGACGAGGACGCCGTGGCGGCCGAGGAGCCCCTGCCGCGCTCGCTTCAGCGAAGGGTCGTAGTAGGAATTAAAGTTGTCGACGCCGACGACGCCGTCCCCGCGCTTCTTCATCGCAAGCGAGCAGTGCGTGCCGACGAACCCCGCCGCGCCAGTGACGAGCACGGTGAGCCCATCCTGTCGGCGCGGGGTCGCCGACCTCCGAACCTCCCGCTCCCACGCAGCTCCCCCATAATTAATCGCGGAGGCCGCCGACGCTGAAGACGACGCCATGAGACTCCGGTGGTTGGAGTGCCCGCCGGCGCCCCCGGCGGACGACACGGCCGAAGACCCCGAGAGCAGAAGCGGCGGGTAATGGAGCGTAAAGAGCAAGATAAGGACGACGGTGGCGAGGATGGTAGCGCGGAAGAGGAGGTGAGAGGAGGCAGCGACGACCTTGGCGCTGTTGATCCGGCGGAGAAGGTAGCTTCCATGCCGCTCTAACCTGAAGCTCTTGCTCGTGTCCTCCAAAGAAGCCATTTTCCCCCCTCACTCGCCCTGAGCTGCTGCGGCGGCGGCGTCAAACTCCTCGTCGGCACTCCTCCCTCTATTCTAGCAGCAGCAGCATTTGCACTATAAAAGAAAGGCAAAAGCAGAGTGTGAACTGTGGATTTTGGGATTGTGCTGTAAATTCtccattatttattattattattattattattattattatatttttaagttGAGGAGCTTAAcacaataataaaattatgatCGTGTGGGGTTAACTGAGTGCCTTGGaggcaagggcaagggcaagggcaagggcaaggcaGGCATggaccctcctcctcctcctcactgTTTTAATTGATTTGCATAGAAATGTGGTTGGTGGTTGTCTCGTGTCTGGAAATCACATGGCATTTGACACAGAAACCTCAGCCCCCTCCCCCATCTCCATGTCATGTGGCCCTTTCCTCTCGACGATGCGCGAGCAGGGCCGCATGGCTGCAGTGATCAGATCGCCATGGAATGGGAGCTCGAATGGATCCAGCTTtgccttttgttttttttcctcctttCCGCGTCGACTCCGCAAAGATGCTAAATTGAACAAGAGTAGGGCCAGTACTGCTGTCTTCGTCTTTCTCTTATAGTGGAAAATAACAGTGCAggataataattataaaaattatcatTCTTAAATAATGACGACGACAATGAATAACGGGACGACataataattagaaattaatttcttACTATATCTGAACatgtttattataatattttattatcattttgatAATATGTATAAATAGATTTATTAATGATCAATAATGGAAGTAATTATTTTTACTTTCTAtttgttttccttattttttatttatttattttttacaaaaGAACTCCAGTTGTTTTCATTGATGTGTCTTTAATGCCTAatttacttggaaggaagaatTACGGTAGGATGCCATgtttataaaaaattatgttcTTGGATCATAGGATCACACGATCTTATGATCCGGAATACTGTATCGATTCTAAATCATGTAGGATTTTTTTCGTAATAGAATCTTAACAGAATTAGTGAGATCAATGAGAGTAATATCGGAGTAGAATGGATAGAAACTTTTGATTTGGATTAAATAACGAGatctataatatataaaatttgaaGCTTGTTAAAAGAAATCCAGTTGATTATTGAGTGAAACTTGTAATCActtaatttcatattaaaaaatATCGTTTAAAGATTTTTTCAGTGGTCtaaagattttttaatttttttaattatcttttgAGTATTTTATAATTTGTGTTATTTTTGGTTTTTTTACAGAGTTACGATAGGTCATCCCGTACATAAGGATTCGCCatgaaagagaaggaaaaaaaggtAAAAGTAAAGAGAAAAAGTGTTGGAATTGTGAATGGAACAAAGTGTTAGAATTGTGAATGGAAATAAAGAGGTGGATACAAAGATCTTCATTATATATATGGGAAGTTTAGTCTCACATTAGAAGTTTTATgattttagtattagtttatattgTTACATATGCATATATGATATAAACAAATGTATGGAGAGAGTCTCTCTCTCACACGCTAAATTGACTCGTGTGCGGCATGACCTGCGTGTATCGAATGTCAGACTAGTCAGGACAAAATTTGCTCAAGTGGGAGACCATGGTCTTGAGAAGAGACGATACGCAAAAACTTCATCCACTTCATTTCCCATTCTTTCTCTTTGTCGTGCACCCGCTCGACATATTTGCTCGTGAAAGCAGCCAGGTACAAACTCAGTTCGTCGTAATCCACTAGTACTTGGTGGCGATCATGATCTGTCGTTGTATCCTGGAAAACATACACTCAAGGTTTTAAGCAATCGAGAATCTTTCCCAACTCAACACCTTCATTTTCTGACTAAGCGATTCTACTGTTGAAAGAAACAATATGCTTTTGGAGATTTATGGGATATTAgctaaatttaaattacattgAACTAAATTCACTTATTTGTTGAAATGATCTTTGCTGATAATCGCAAGCTGCCAGCAGGGGTTGTTCTGCTAATTGTTGAGTGTAGACCGAGCTCCGAGTCCTAGTAGTAAAGTCCGAGCGGACTTAATGGCAGGGCAGGCAAGTAGTAGATTGGTCGATCGGGAAGAGTGCAGAGCGACCAACCGGGCAGTTAGGCTGAGTGGGTGATCGACCAACCTCGCGTCCGAGTTGCACAGCAGAGAGGCCGACCGGGTAGTAAGGCCGAGCAAGTTCGACCGGATAGAGAAGCCGACTGGGTTAGAGGCCGATCGGGAGAGCAGACAGGCCGAGCTATAGGCTGGTCGGGAAATAAGACAGGTAGATCGATAGGCTAGTCGGGCAATCAGACAAGTCGATCGATAGTCCGGTCGGGCGAAGCAGATAGGGCGATCGAACGAGCGGCCAGAGAGGTCGACCGGGCGAGTGGGAGGCCGGGCGAGTTGAGCGCGCGTGCAGCCGACCGGACGGAAAGGTAGACCAAGTTATCTGCCGAGCGAATTTCGACGAGCAGGACGACCCAACGGGCGATGAGGTCGAGCGGGCGTTGCAACAGAGCGAGCGATGCGAGCAACCGGACATGTGAACTAAGGCCCGCgatacgcagtttccttgaaacaaattcacCCCACCTTCGGCCTTGCTTTGAGGTTTCCTTAGgtcatctgtttcccaggatacaacggttaaccgtgatccccaccaagcactgatagtcacggcgaactgagtggtacccAAACTATCACGGGCACTCCACCGAACAAAAAGTTGTACAACACAGGAGGAAGAAacataggtggagagcttctgctgctTTTCTTTCTTAGGAGCTCAGACTAATGGGCAGCGTTAATGCCAACGTTTCACTTAGCTgtattaatctttctttaatgcatccgttacacaagtAACAAAAATATTTACGTGGTAATATGTTGGTTGCTCCACTAATTTTGCCCCGACTGGTCTGACATTCGACGCACGCAGGTCGTGTccacacacgagtcaacatggttcagtgcaatccgggccttgaatTTGCACCCCCATCTGCGCACCCACTCGTCAGAGAAAGTCTCTCCCCctgtatttgttcacatcctcaatgcatgtgaatcaatataaatcaaccaacatgccatgaaaactctcaatgtgggataaagtctcattcacaatggagcttctttcctcttccacctcttctccattcacatcacttatatccaacaTATACTTCCCAACTCGACTATGCTTCCTAACTCGGTGACTTTGTTCTTGACTCGGCTGCACTTGATATCCATTCAACTTCCAATCAGCATCCGAATGGCAACTTCCTTCCTGACTCGGCGTCCACTCGGATGATACTGCGACTTCTTCTGGCTCAACACTCAAGCATTCAACCGACTTGGCACTCAGACTCGATTAGGATTTGGACTTGGTGCTACAAGGCAACTTTCTTCAAGAGTACATAGCAGTTCGCCTAACGTTTAAGGCAGACAACCTGAGATTATATGTTCAAGTCACCTTGATAAATAAGTTGAGATTGATTTTATGTAATTTCAATTCAACTAAAATTTTCAAGTATTTCCAACAGATTGTCCAACAAAGAGTAACTTAGTTTCCGACTAAAAGTACTGAAGGGAAAATGACAGCCGATAGGCTTAGGTCGGTGGCACGGTCCGATGCAAGTTGCCAGTGAGCTTGTGAGTAGGATACAAGCTCGCAAGTGGGCAGCCACGAGCTCATGATGAGAGATCATTGAGCTCGCAAGTAGGTCGTGAGCTCGTGTCCAAGCAACTATTGTGAGCTCGCGAAGAGGGCACAAGCTCATGGGCAAGTGATTGTCGGGAAAACACGGTCTCGATGTAAACAAATGTTAGTctagtaaataaacaaaaatatcagAACTCCTAGGATCCATCCTCTCGAGTAAACAGAGCTGCCTAACTAAACATAGAGCGAGTGAGTGAAAGAAGGGGGTACTGAACGTGAATGCGATGGAGAGAACAAGAACAAAAGTTCAGTTGCTGGGAACCTTCACATGTTGCACATGATTCACCTCTCGTATTAATTCTTCACTGCAGACAAAAACAGACAGATGAGCAGATCTTtacaaatacaaaaacaaaaaaaaataaatcttgtTCTAGTGATGGCCCCCTGTTCATGTCATATCTgaacacaaataaaaaaaaattaaaattgtttttggttttttttttcaaaaatgaattGTCGGCAGAGATCTTTGTTTCCATTGGTTTGTGACTTTGTGTTGGGTGTTGTGTGGTGACTCTTCATGCTCTCCCATATTTGAGAGACTTGTGTTGTGTGTTGTCGGCCGCTTGCTTTGGATCATAACCGAGATGGATGTCACCGACCGACTAATCATCTCAAACGGTTGGATATTAATCAGACGAGATTCATCGTTAAATATTCTTCACGAAATCCTCATATATATGTTTGGCAAAACGAGAGAATTGTGAAATTTACAACGAAATTTAGTAAAACTAAAGTTTAGGTGTATTAGTGAAGACTTTAGGGTACTAGATCTAGATTATTACAAACATTAATACACTAATTTAAATGCATAAAATTATTGTTAATGTTCTCTTGTCCTCCCCATTCTTCTCGTCCCAAGAAAACTAAAGTAATCATCTTTATCGCCGCCGACTTAGAGATCGAGAAGAAGGTAAAATTGATCACTTGTCTCAGGTAAAATTATGACATGTTCATTTGGTTTACACATGAGCTCCCTAACATCTTGCTGAACGTGactcagcacgagcttcatgtccgactgGACGCTCGGTCGGTGAAGCAAAAGAAGAGACAAAActtgatcatccgggcggagataaAAAAATtgttggaggccggccacatcggagaagttcaattcccgagttggctggcTAATGTcgtattggtctccaagctagaCAACAAGTGGCGGGTCTATATCGACTTTCGTGATTTGAATAAGgtgtgcccaaaggatttttatccgtTGCCCAAGATAGATCAGATAGTGGACTCTATAGTGTgttgcgagctgatctgcatgctcgacgcgtaccaaggataccaccaagtgccgctcgcccgggaggatcaagagaaaGTTAGTTTCATCACGACCGACGGAATGTATTGCTACAACGTTATgctgttcggattgaagaacgtcgGTGCCACCTACTAAaggttgatgaataaagtgttccgtcGGCAGATCGAcctaacatggaggtatatatcgatgacatattaataaaatccctccgagctgctgaTCTTTGTGCAGATAATGAAGAAACATGCTAAACCTTAAGGGCATATGAGATAAAGTTGAATCCAAGCAAATGTCTGTTCGACGCAAAGAGTGGCCACTTCCTCGGATACATCGTCACCGAACGGAATGTATTGCTACAATGTTATgctgttcggattgaagaatgtcggtgCCACCTACTAGaggatgatgaataaagtgttctgtCGGCAGATCgaccgtaacatggaggtatatatcgatgacatattaataaaatccctccgagctgctgaTCTTTGTGCAGATAACGAAGAAACATGTCAAACCTTAAGGGCATATGGGATAAAGTTGAACCCGAGCAAATGTCTATTCGGCGCAAAGAGTGGCCACTTCCTCGGATACATCGTCACCGAACGGAATGTATTGCTACAACGTTATGCTGTTCAGATTGAAGAACGTCGGTGCCACCTACTAGaggctgatgaataaagtgttccgtcGGCAGATCGAcctaacatggaggtatatatcgatgacatattaataaaatccctccgagctgctgaTCTTTGTGCAAATATTGAAGAAACATGCCAAACCTTAAGGGTATATGGGATAAAGTTGAACCCGAGCAAATGTTTGTTCGGCGCAAAGAGTGGCCACTTCCTCGAATACATCGTCACCGAACGGGGCATTGAGGCGAATCCGAGCAAGGTGAAGGCGCTACAAGACATGCTCCCGCCTCgcaacttgaaggaggcccaacgacTAACCGGACGGATCCAGTGTTATCAAGGTTCATTTCCAAGTCATCCAACCGAAGTCATCCGTTCTTCAAGGTGTTGTGCCAAGCGacgaaattccaatgggatgcagAGTGTGACAAGGCGCCAGAAGAGTTTAAGGAGTACCTCAACTCCTTGCCTATATTGGCCAAGTCGAGTGCTGGCGAGCTGCTCTGGATCTACCTGTCATCCACTGAGTATGCGGTTGGCTCAGCATTGGTAAAGCAGAATGACCACGAACAACAACCCGTGtattttttgagtcatatattgaaagatgcagaaTCCCGCTACACCTGTCTTGAGAAATTAGCATACGCATTGGTGTTAGCCGCTCGTAGACTCTGCCCGTACTTCCTGGCGCACCCtatcatcgtgatgaccaacaacgCCCTGGGAAATGTCCTTCTAAACCCAGAGATGTCTGAATAGCTGATCGAATGGACGACCAAGCTCAAtgagttcgacattcaatatcagcCCCGAACGTCGATTAAAGCCTAGGCCTTAGCTAATTTCGTCACTGAGGTCCAGAACACCGAGTCAGAGGCAACTTGAAAAATATACGTCGATGActcgtccactcggcaaggcagTGGGATCAGCATTATGTTGATTTCACCCCGAGAGGACCGGTTGCAACtgtccgttcggctggattatcGGACGACGAATAATGAAGccgaatatgaagccttgatagccgaCCTAGAGGCAACTCAGCATGTCAGGGCTACAAAAatcctcatccacttggactctcAGTTAGCCGCTTAGATTCTATCAGGGACATTCGAAATAAGCAGCTCCCGACTTAATCTATATACAGAAGCCTTTGAGAAGTTGAAGGCAAATTTCCAAGAAgtcattatacagaagatccctcgaGCAGATAACCAGGCAGCAGACGAactggctaagttagctagttcattatcccCAGTCGTGATAGACCACTTAATCGAGTAGGTCTCACTGATGGTGCACATCGATCGAATGGAGGGAGTCTcctttccaagtgactggaggataCTGTTGATTGAATTCCTCCGATCAATCGACATCCCGTTTGATCAGGAAGCAGCTCGTCTATTGAAAAGGAGGGTCGGACGATTTACGCTGATCGGGGACCAGCTTTATAAGCAAGCTTTCTTGAGGTCACTGCTTAAGTGTCTTGGATCAGGAGACATAGAGTACATCCTCCAACAAGTACATCAAGGCTCCTGCGGAAGTCATCCGAGCGGTCGATCACTAGCCCGGAAGATCCTtctggccggatatttttggcccacacttcaagaagatgccgctcggacagctTAAGTGTCTTGGATCAGGAGACATAGAGTACATCCTCCAACAAGTACATCAAGGCTCCTGCGGAAGTCATCCGAGCGGTCGATCACTAGCCCGGAAGATCCTTCTGGccagatatttttggcccacacttcaagaagatgccgctcggacagtagccACTTGCCTATCCTGCCAGAAATATCACAATATCCCACACTGACTGACCAAGGAGATGAAGACATTCACGGTATCTTGCCTGTTCGACCAATGAGGCATGGACATCATTGAATCGTTCCCAATAGCGATCACTTATGAAGGTTCCTACTTGttgcagtggattatttttcaaaatgggagGAGGCTAAGCCGCTAGCAAAGATAATCGAATAGATGGTCATTAAATTTGTTTGGCAGAACATCTTGTACCAGTTCGTCATCCCTCATCGACTCGTCTCAAACAATGGGAGACAGTTTACTAGACAAAGAATCAGGGAGTGGTGCGATGGCTATGACATTTAGCAAGTCTTCACCTCAGTAGCCTACCCCCAGAGCAACGGCCAGGCGGAAGTCACCAACTAAGAGATCCTCAGAGGTTTGCGGGCTCGGTTCGACCACGTAGGAAGCAGCTGGGTCAATGAACTCCCTAACATCTTATGGGCTCTCCGAAAGACACCAAAAGAGGTGACTAGCGTTACACTGCTCCATTTGGTGTACGACGACGAAGTAGTGGCCCCTTGTGGAAGTCGGAGTAGAATCTGACCAGGTGCAAGTCTACGATGAGGAGAACGCCGAGCAAAAACTCATGGAGCTCGATTGGGTGGGTGAGGTGCAGGATAAGGCtaccgttcggctgatggcgtatcagCAATGGATGAAGTAGAACTACAACCGGAGGGTaatcccgaggtccttccagaTCGATGATCTAGTGTGGAAGAGAATAAAGATGGTCAATGACGTCACCAAACTCGAAGCTCCATGGGTGAGACCTTACAAGGTTAtgcagaagctccgttcgggagcctactacttgtAGGATGAAGACGGAAGATAGCCTTGGAGAGcgaaccatctccaaccctatagggtcAGGTGAGAGGTGCGTGAGTAAATACATATGTACTTGTGTAAGTGTATGACTTGTGGATGCAGGAAGAGAATGAATAAAAAAATCCCAAGTGTTCAAGACTTGTGCCGATTGGcaaagttaaaagtcgagcgaccATTATAAATCCTAGTCTTCACAgatggtcgagcagcgaccttaaacttttgtccacatcaacggtcgagcgacgactttaaactcttgtctacgtcaacggtcgagcgacgaccttaaactcttgtctacattaacggtcgagcggtgatctTAAACTCTTATCTACATCAATGGTCGAGTGGTGACTTTAAACTCTTGTCTACATCAATAGTCGagggcgaccttaaactcttgtctacgtcaacagtcgagcgacgaccttaaacttttgtctacatcaacagtcgagcggcgaccttaaactcttatctacgtcaatagtcgagcgacgaccttaaactcttgtctatgTTAACGGtgaagcggcgaccttaaactctggtCTACgtcaacgatcgagcggcgacttAAATCTTGGTCTGCattgacggtcgagcggcgaccttaaaccctggtctacacCGATGGTCGaacaacgaccttaaaccctggtctacaccaatggtcgagcgacaaccttaaaccctagtcttcactgacggtcgagcggcgaccttaaaccctggtcttcaccaacggtcgagctgTGACCTTAAAATccggtcttcatcaacggtcgagcggcgaccttaaaccctgattttcatcgacggtcgagcggcgaccttaaaccctggtttTCACCGACGGTCgaacggcgaccttaaacccaagtcgaCAAATCAACagcgagcggcgaccttaaacccaagtcgaCAACGACTTACGTATGATCGGCCTATCTTAAACTAAATTTACGTCAAGAACAGCTTATCAATGAATATCTGAGCCGAGAATAAGGCCGACCAAGACGCATGCTGCTCCGAGAAGCAATAGTTTCTCCTGAAAAGGCTGCTCGGTACCATTGAAGTGATCGCTCGTACATCTCAAAGACTAGTTAAGTCGCTGATTGGTAGACTATGGAACCACACTTAGAATTAGAATTTTTCCGTAAAATGGTAAACGGTTTGTAGTCCCACCCGAGCCTGAATGACAATGCATGAATAAACAAGTGTCAAATCAAATAAGCGAGGAAATGACGAATGGCGACGCGGGACGATGCTTGAATAGACATACTCGGATTAACAAAGGTACGCCGAATAGGCAAACTTGCATTaacagttagaattttttttacaaaatattggAGGGTAGTACAAAAAAGAGGCAAACTTCGCAAGAGGCAGCCTCACTCGAGGTAGTCCAACACATCGTCGGGCAGTGACTTGGTCAGCCTGTTTTGACTGATAACCTTGTTGGTCAGGGTAGTTGGGATGTAGCCGCCATCCTTGAGTTGGTCGAGCGTTCCATCAATGGCCAAATTGAAGAGAC
Coding sequences within it:
- the LOC122015599 gene encoding UDP-glucuronate 4-epimerase 6-like produces the protein MASLEDTSKSFRLERHGSYLLRRINSAKVVAASSHLLFRATILATVVLILLFTLHYPPLLLSGSSAVSSAGGAGGHSNHRSLMASSSASAASAINYGGAAWEREVRRSATPRRQDGLTVLVTGAAGFVGTHCSLAMKKRGDGVVGVDNFNSYYDPSLKRARQGLLGRHGVLVLEADINDAALLTKLFDVVPFSHVLHLAAQAGVRYAMRNPQSYVASNVAGLVALFEVAAKHADPQPAIVWASSSSVYGLNTATPFSESHRTDRPASLYAATKKAGEAIAHTYNHIYGLSITGLRFFTVYGPWGRPDMAYFSFTQRILAGKPINLFRRHDGAAVQRDFTYIDDVVRGCLGALDTASPSTGGGGKKRGPAQLRVYNLGNTAPVPVSKMVGILEDLLGKKAKKNVVTLPQNGDVPYTHANVSLAEQDFGYHPTTDLATGLKQFVKWYVEYYKVQTGKHTDSKKRAEEEGEETPATATA